Part of the Loxodonta africana isolate mLoxAfr1 chromosome 15, mLoxAfr1.hap2, whole genome shotgun sequence genome is shown below.
GTGGGATGCGGATGGTTCAATAAGGCTCAATACTGATTCCGTAAACATTTATTGCTCAGCTACTATATGTTGTGAAAAGTTAAAAGGCAAACTAGGCAAACTAAGGAAAGTATTGACAACAAATATActaatgggttaaaaaaaaagtcaaaccaaacccattgcctttgagtagattctgactcatagtgaccctataggacagagtagaactaccctatagggtttccaaggctgtaatttttacggaagcagaccgtgacacctttctccagcagagtgggctggtggattcgaacagccaaccttttggttagcagctgtctcagtcatctagtgctgctgttaacagaaataccacaagcggatggctttaacaaatttattctctcacagcctagtcagctagaagtccaaattcagggcgtcagctccaggggaaggcttctcctgggctctggctctggaggaaggcccttgtcatcaatcttcccccgccgactaggagcttctctgctcaggaaccccggatccaaaggacatgctctgctcctggcactgctttctgggtggtataaggtccctctgtctctctatctcaaaagagattggctcaagacaccaTCCAattttgtagactgagtcctgcctcattaacataactgcccccatcccacctcattaatatcataagagGTAGGGTTTACGACACATAAGAAAATctcatcggatgacaaaatgatggacaatcacagaatactgggaatcatggcctacaaattgataaacatattttcgggggacacaattgaatccatgaccgcagctgagctctttaagtactgtgccaccatggttccTTTTACTAAAGGGTTACTAGGTTAATGAGttttacaaatcaataagaaacacAGCAAGACCCTCAAGAACAATGTGAATAAAGAGATAGTGCACAGAAGataaattaataatttattataaataaattttatttattaatttttaatacataaaaattaatgttTAGCCCTTGCCAGTCGACGAATCAGAagggactcgacagcagtgggtttttttttttttttttttttttttaagtaatcgaagagccaaataaaaagagaacaccATTTCCACTACCAAATTAGGAAGCACTGATTTGAAATCACAATATCCAAATGCTAGCAATGGTTTgaatagttcctttttttttttttcaaaaaattttaagtaaCAGTTTTATTTTGTCTTATTCTATCATAGTCTTAGAACAGGAAGTGCTAtatttatgatttctttttttttaaataatttttattgagctttaagtgaacgtttacaaatcaagtcagtctgtcacatataagcttatacacaccttactccatactcccacttactctccccctaatgagtcagcccttccaatctctcctttcattactattttgccagcttccaaccctctctatcctcctatctcccctccagacaggagatgccaacacagtctcaagtgtccacctgatacaaatagctcactcttcattagcatctctctgctacccactgtccagtcccttccatgtctgatgagttgtcttcaggaatggttcctgtcttgggccaacagaaggtttggggaccatgaccgccgggattcctctagtctcagtcagaccattaagtctggtctttttatgagaaattggggtctgcatcccactgatctcctgctccctcagggattctctgttgtgctccctgtcagggcagtcatcggttgtggctgggcaccaactagttcttctggtctcagaatgatgtaagtctctggttcatgtggccctttctgtctcttgggctcatagttatcgtgtgaccttggtgttcattctcctttgatccaggtaggttgagaccaattgatgcatcttagatggccgcttgttagcatttaagaccccagacgccacacttcaaagtgggatgcagaatgttttcataatagaattattttgccaattgacttagaagtccccttaaaccatggtccccaaacccctgcccttgctccgctgacctttgaagcattcattttatcccagaaacttctttgcttttggtccagtccagttgagctgaccttccatgtattgagtattgtccttcccttcacctaaagtagttttcttatctactaactaatcagtaaaaaaccctctcccaccctccctccctgcctcgtaaccacaaaagtatgtgttcttctcagtttatactatttctcaagatcttataatagtggtcttatacaatatttgtccttttgcctctaatttcactcagcataatgccttccagattcatccacattatgaaatgtttcacagagtcgtcactgttctttatcgatgcgtagtattccattgtatgaatataccacaatttatttaaccattcatccgttgatggacaccttggttgcttccagctttttgctattgtaaacagagctgcaataaacatgggtgtgcatatatctgtttgtgtgaaggctcttatttctctagggtatattccgaggagtgggatttctgggttgtatggtagttctatttctaatccTCTTTTAATAATAGCAAATTCATAGCGCTTACTCTGCCAGCGCTGTTCTCACTGCTCCACTCCTTGTGAAGTAGGTACTATGATCTCAATGTGACTGATGCACAAACCAAAACACACAGGGCCAGTAACTTTCCCAGTCAGTGAATCTCTTTTACTGCAAGTGGAAGGCAATTTGGAAGCACGCAACAACAGCTaatggagccctagtgatgcagtagttaagcgcttggttacccaggtcggcggttggaacctaccagccgttCTGCAGGacaaatatgtggcagtctgtttccataaggatttacaactttggaaatcctatggggcagttctattccatcctatagggtccctatgagtcagaagtgactcgacctCAATGGGTTTGGCTTCTGAACAGCTAAAAAATTTTCAAGCCCTTTGATttagaagttctaccctgtcttgtaggtgctatgagtcggaatcgactcgacggcactgggttttttatttaGTAATTCTACTTTCAGGAATCCAACCTAAGAAAAGAACCAGAGATGAgcccgtattttttttttagcgcaTGCGAAACTACAGCACATCCATTATGATGGCTGGGCTATTGTTGCGTCACAAGGTATGTTTAGTGCGCGAAACGACGCTAGGAGCCGGTTCATATTGCAATAAATGAAGAGAGGTGCCAAAATGTATCTATGATGCGCATATATATCCCAACAGACTGATTTCTGTGGATGGTGGGATTACGATTTTTCATTTCCTCATGGTACTTTTGTTTTTTACAATCAGcatttattacttttataatcagaaacaaaagataaatgtcttttttgtttgttgtttgtgtgACGGTGTTTCAGAGACCAGTGGGCCGGGCCAGTGGGATAGGGAACGTTGGATAGGGACAAGCTGGCCCGGTGGCTCCTCCCAAAGCCAAGCTGCGAGTTGGGAGCCGCAGGCGGGCCGGGCCCGGAGGCGTCTGAGCTCTGGCCCTCGTGCGAGAGAGGGGCCCGGGCCCGCGTTCGTCACTAACGCCGGGGCAGGGCGGCCAGCAGGGGAGGAGCCGCCTGGGGGTCCCAGCAGGTCGGGGAGGTGAACCGCCCTGCGCGGCTCCGAGTTCCAGCCGCGGACGACTCTGCTGGGGGCCCTGCGGCACCGGCGGTTCTCACCCGCGGGGGACCGGGGTGGCGGGGAGCCCAGTGCTGGCCAAGTCCAGGAGTGACCATGCGGCGGACGGAGAAAGCCCTCTCAAAGGCCCCCAGACACTTCAGGTGGGATAGGGGAAAACGTGGTCCTGATGTTGGAGCGCAGGCAGGGCCATGGCACACCCACTAAGCGTCCCCGCGCTCCTGGAGGGGCAGGGCCTGGTGCGGGCAGGAATCGACCGAGCTGAGCTAGAAGCTCGGGGAGGGGGCTGGGATCGGGCTCACTTGAGCCGCTGTCTCAAGGCCTTCCGGTTCAGCCAGCCCTGGCCTCTTTTCCATAAACGCCTCCGGAGGCAAGGGACTGCCCTCATCCACGCTGGCGCCCCTCCGCAGCGCCGCCCCAGCCTCCCCGAGGGGGCACCCCGCCAGGACGCCGTCCACGCCCGCAGCCCTTTCCTTGCTCAGCCCCAGTCCCATGTTCACACTAGCCTCAAGGAGGAGTCCGGCCAGAGGGAGACTGGGAACTATGAGTTATTCGCGGCTGCGGTGGGCAACGTCGAATGGCTGCGGTTCTGTTTGAGTCGGAACACTGGGGAAATCCCAGCAGACAGCAAGGTAAGGAAGGCCTTGGAGAGTGGGGGGCAAGGACCGAGCTCTCTCCCACCCTGCAAAGGGCTCCTTACATAGTGGTCTCCTGAAGAACATGTGACTTTGGAGCATCCAGAGATACCCTTTTCTCTGTAAAAAACGATCATCCTAATTCACCTTCCAGCCACGGAAGGGGCCACTTTGGGTCAGCAAGGTAGAGTGAGCTGATGTGCACACACCTGGAGTAGGAGATGGAAGTGAGCAATTCCCAGGGGCACAGGGAAAGAAGTTGCTATATAGGTTAGGTTGTGGACTCTGGGACCCCAATTCCTGCTCAACCTCCCCCTGCCCTCTTTTGGCCCCTGCAGGGCTTCACCGCCATTCACTTTGCAGCCCAGCGGGGCAAGCTTGCATGCCTGCAGGTCTTGGTGGAGGAATACAAGTTTCCTGTGAACCAACCCACCAACAATGGCCAGACCCCCCTGCACCTAGTTGTCCACAGGGACAACAAGACCATGGTCCTCCCCTGCATTCACTATCTGCTCAAGAAAAAGGCGGCCATCAATGCGTGAGTCCAGCCTGCATCAGGAGGGTGGCCTGCAGGCTAGGTAGGTAGGAACCCCTCTTCCAGGCAGGCAGACCCATGCAGGACAGGCAGAAGGGCTGTGGAGGGTGACAAGGATTGGGTCTCACATGAAGCAGTCAGTGCGCCcacatggcatagtggttaagagactggGCTTTGGGAGAAGACAGACCTAGTCCACATCCCAATTTTGCCACTTGCTAGCAAGCAGCAGGACCATGGGCAAGTCAACCTCTAAGCCTCATTCTTGTGGTTGCCAAACTTATCTgtacattggaatcacctggagagcttcaAAAACACCAATGCCTGTGttccaacctaaaggttgggatATAATTGGTCTGGGATGTGGTGGGCTTTGGGAGAGGGTGTGGTCTTAAAAGATCACCAGGTATTACTAATTTGCAAccaagtttgggaaccactgaaTCAGTGTCTTCCACTGAAATAGTCAGGATGGTAGTACCTATCACGTGTGGCTGCTGTGATGATTGAGAAATGCATGGAAAAAAGTGCATGGCATATAAGAGACTGTGTTCATTcagaatatttactgagcatgcATTGTGGCTAAGCACTGTGCCAGGGTTTGGGGACTAACAGTGAACAATGAAATGGTTCCTGTGCTCATGAAGCAGACATACTAGCACAGGAGCAGAGAGCAAATTAGCaaactaataaatgaataaataatggcAGAACATGGTAAATGGCTATGAAGGGAATAAGCAGGGTGATGGGGTGGGGAGTAAAGAAGGCAGAGGTTTTAATTTGGAAGGGGCTGTCACCTCTAAGAAGGGGACATTTAAATTGGGACCTGACGGCTGAGAGGGATCCAACCATTCAAGGAGCCTGGGAaaagtgttccaggcagaaggaacgcCGTGCATAAAGGCTATGTGTGGGGAAGGAGTGGGGCGAGGTCAGGGGAAGAGATGAAGAGGCAGAGCCCAGACTGTGCAGGACTGTGAGGTATGGCAAGGCAGCACCTGGTTTCAGAGTGGATAAAACAAGTAGTGTATAAGCTTCCACCAATCGAGGTCTCCTTCCAGCAGTTCCTAACTGCCATACACCTCCTATAACCTCTTATAATCAGACTCCTTCATTTTGTCCAATCCCTCCTTCTATAGTTGTGGAAATGGAGATACAGAGAGGAGAAGGAACGTGGTCAGGGTCACCCAGTGGGCTGGAGGCAGAGCAGGGCCTGGAAGTGGGTTGCCCACCTATCTGatgtctttcctttcttccctcttccctTCTACAGTCAAACACAAAGTGGCCGCACTCCCCTGCACATGGCAGCCCGTGAGGGCCTGTTGGGGTGTTTGAAGGTCCTGGTAGAGAATGGTGCCAATGTCCATGCCCAAGATGCCATGGGCTGCAAACCCATCGACCTATGCAAAATATGGAACCACCGCACCTGTGCCCGGTGAGGGTGTGAGAACCACCCACAGCCTGTCACTCCTCTCCTCTCCCAGCCATTTTCCTAAGGCTCTCTCCCAAGGCTAAGCATTTGAGTCTGGGAAGCCAGGTAGCCTGTCTTCTATAGGCTGGGAAGTAAGTCTACTGAAGAGGCCCCCTGCCCAAGGTATTATTCCCAGGCCTTTCCACAGGGCCGCACCCCTTTGGATTTAGCATTGCCCTCCCTCACTGCTCAGGGCCCTTGGCTCCTCAGCAGAAGGGTGATGAGGCTATCAGATACCTTCCTCTCGCCTCAAAGGAAGTACAGTTAGCCAGAGGCCCTGGGCAGTGGGGGTGGGTCATCTTGCTCATCTCATCTCTGGCAGCTCCCTCCCACCTCCATCCGGGCACTCAAAAGCTAACAGTTTTTCCAGCCCACAATGAAACTCAGTCACTATGGGATGACAAGCCCCTACCTTGGCACCAGGTTCTTGAAGGATGCCATGTGGAAACGGGACAAGAAGGACTTTGCCCGTGAGATGGAGGACCTGAAGAGGCTCAAGGACAGGCTGATCCTCTTGGAGCGGCATTACCTGATTGAGTATCAGGTAAGGAGTAGGCCAGGCAGGGGTGCCAGGTATCAGGTGCTACCAAGGCAGGTAAGCACAGAAGGCAGTGAACCACACAGTGTGGTTAGAAGCACTCCCACCGAGAAAGAGCCTTCCCCCTTCCCCATACTCTGGCTGAAATTCCACCGTTATAAACCACTCCTTTAGGTCAAAAGTCTTGTCCTCTGTTAAAAAGGAAATGCAGCTTCAGttaccagtaccagttgttgacaagattccaactcatggcaaccccatggagcTCCCCCTAGTGCACTGCCTCCTGCTGGATGAGGAGGAAAACCTCTGAGACCCAGGCCCTGCCTTTACTGGGACTTATGTTCTGGTTAAAAAGATCCATCCCTACTTCCAACAGACACTGAGCACTCACCCTGTGCTTGGCACCTGAACCCCGAGGCTCCAAAGGCAAACAAGATGTGGTTTCCACACTCGAGGAACTTGCAATCTAGCAGGGGAGGCAGGTTATATTCCCACAGAGAAGGAGGCGGTTTGGAAGGGTACCCCAGAAGGGATGATGCTTGAGAGGAGTTTTTAAATTAGGCAGCAGTTGGCCATGTGACGTAGGAAAGGGCTGACCTGTAGGAAGGCAATATGGGCACATGGAAGCATGGTGTATGCAGAGAAGTGCAAATTCCATATGGCAGGGAATCAGGTGTGTGTTGGAGATCGACAAGCTAGAGCTCTGGCAGGGGCCCAGACCATGAAGGACCTTGGCTGGGAAAGAAAAAGGGGACTAGCTAAAGGATTTTAAGCAGGCGTAATTACATAGGATGCAAGAAACAGAAAAGCCAGAAAGGTGTTGGAGATCATAAGGGGAGTCCAGAGGTAAGGAGGACTTCAGGGTTGGCTAAACCTAATACTCCAGCTGTTCCATCtccatttctgttgttttctcaGCCCGAAATGCCTCTTTGTCAGTGTCATCAGCCCTTGCAATCACACTGTTCCTGGGGCTGTAACTCTCCCAGAAGCCCCTTGCAATTCTCCCCTCATCTCTCACTTCCCTAGAGCTAAGGGCAAGTCATATGCTGAATGACTTAGGTCTGAGGCAAGGCTGATGGAATTATTATGATTGGCTTAGCCTAATCAGAGCCTACCCTTGGAGCTGGGTCAATCTCCAAACCACCTGAGCAACAGAGGCTGGAGAGAGACACAGACAACAGGATAGAGTCGGGGGAGGTTCTGTGACAAGTTGAAGGTTCAACTCCAGCGAAGGCAAGGTCAGAGAGCTACAGTGAGTCATCAGTGCCCAGCCTGGAAAGCCAGCCAAGTGTATCCTCCCCTACTGACTTCTCAAGGCCCACAGCTTCCAGATTTGCTCCATTCAGTTCCAGGCATTCCAAACCTTTCAGCATTATTCCAGGGTCAAGGATGCAGTTTTCACTTCTCATTTGCCTTTTCTCCCTCAGACCAAAGACTATCCTAGGGCAGGACATGTCTCCACTATCAGATGAGGGGCTACTTTGGTGGTGGCGTTGGGGTCATCTCCCCTATTAGACTGGAGGTGCCCCCTAGGGCAGACTGCCCTCCCCTGAAGATGAAAGCCTCACCTAGAGTGAAGGCTGTATCTCCCCTGTGGAAGAGTCTTTTGTCTCCCCAAACAACTCAGAAGCTCCCTTAGGGCAAAAGTTGTCTCCCCATAAGGCAGGTGTTTCTCCCGTCAGGCTCCTCTGAGGTAAGGGCTGTATCTGGTCAAGACTGGATGATTCCAACAGCTATAGCCACAGGGCCTCCTTCCACAGACGCACAGGGGGAGCAGCCCTCCACGACTATCCTGTGCCCACTGTTGTTGCAGAAAGAGTGTGAAGCCCTGAATGAAGCTGATTTCAAGAAGTGGCTCCACTGCAAGCTGCTGCTGGCCCGCAACACCAAGCAGGCACCTGGTGCCTCACCTTCAGCCACTGCCCCCACAAAGACCCCCAAGTGCCCTGGATCGCAGCCTTCTAAGAGCTATCACCCTTTCCTGAAGGCACGCCTGCGACACAAGCCACAGCCCACACTGCAGCCCATGGGAGCACGAATATCCTCGCTGTATAGGCCGTCCATAGTCACACGGCCTAAGCTGTGGAGCCAATGCAGTAACCCTGCCAGAGTCCCCACCGCCAAGATCGGCTACCCGCAGGGCATCCACCTGGGTGTGCAGCTAGACCCCACCCAGGAGCATGACTTATGCAACTTCGTGAAGGTGAGCCCCGACGGGCAAGGAGGCGCGCTGCTGCACACAGTTACTGGCCGCCTGGTGGCACCTGTGCCCCAACTGCCTTTTGAAGTCGTGGTCCATGAGCTGTACCCCTCGCAGCAGCCATACAGGATGAAGGTACCCCAGGGTTTCTACCCCGTCAGCTTGAGGGACGTACCCCGGAAGTGGCGCCTGGGTGACAGCACCTTCTGGACAGACACTTTGGCCATGAACCTGCGTGAGACATTTGATGAAACGTTCCTGACAGCGCTGCGTGCTCATCAAGGACTTCCCATCCTGCCCTTGCCCGAAGTTTCCCCATAAAGTTATTTTGGCAGCCTCTGGGTATGACAATTCCATGTTGCAGGTGGGGAGGAAACGGAGGTACCATGCATACTCGGCTCCTCACTCTCAAGCTCAAGGTTAGGAGCTGTCCCCTCCCCCAATAGGCTAGATCTCAGGCCTTCTTTCTCTCTACAAAGCAATCTCTTGGGCCCTGGGGGGATCCAACTTAGGAAACAGCCCCAGGGCTCAGAGTGGAGGTTAGTCACTTCCTGGTGCCCTAGCATCGTAAAAGTGGCTTTCTAGTCCCCAGTGTGCCCCATCCAATCACCAGGGACAAGGCTCCCAGGACAGAGCGACCACTGGGAAAACTGCGTTTTTGTTCAGACTAGGTCCTTCCTGCTTCAGGCTCCATGCCTACACTCTTCATCTCTAGGTCCAGAACAGGGTGAAGAACTATTAATCTGTCACCCTGGCACAGGCTTCC
Proteins encoded:
- the ANKRD53 gene encoding ankyrin repeat domain-containing protein 53 — protein: MAHPLSVPALLEGQGLVRAGIDRAELEARGGGWDRAHLSRCLKAFRFSQPWPLFHKRLRRQGTALIHAGAPPQRRPSLPEGAPRQDAVHARSPFLAQPQSHVHTSLKEESGQRETGNYELFAAAVGNVEWLRFCLSRNTGEIPADSKGFTAIHFAAQRGKLACLQVLVEEYKFPVNQPTNNGQTPLHLVVHRDNKTMVLPCIHYLLKKKAAINAQTQSGRTPLHMAAREGLLGCLKVLVENGANVHAQDAMGCKPIDLCKIWNHRTCARFLKDAMWKRDKKDFAREMEDLKRLKDRLILLERHYLIEYQKECEALNEADFKKWLHCKLLLARNTKQAPGASPSATAPTKTPKCPGSQPSKSYHPFLKARLRHKPQPTLQPMGARISSLYRPSIVTRPKLWSQCSNPARVPTAKIGYPQGIHLGVQLDPTQEHDLCNFVKVSPDGQGGALLHTVTGRLVAPVPQLPFEVVVHELYPSQQPYRMKVPQGFYPVSLRDVPRKWRLGDSTFWTDTLAMNLRETFDETFLTALRAHQGLPILPLPEVSP